GCCCATCATCTGGTGAATAATCGGTGCAAGCGGCCCTTTGTACGGCACACGCCCCTCAATTCCTTCCGGCACGAGCTTATCCGCCGCATTTTCCGAACCATCCTGGAAGTAACGGTCGCTAGAACCTTTCGCCATCGCCCCCAGTGAACCCATGCCACGGTAAGACTTGTACGAACGCCCTTGGAACAATTCCACCTCACCCGGTGCTTCTTCCGTACCTGCGAACATCCCGCCCAACATGACGGTATGCGCCCCCGCTGCCAAGGCTTTGGCAATGTCGCCGGAATAGCGGATACCGCCATCAGCAATCAACGGTACGCCCGTGCCTTCCAGTGCTTTGGCGATATTCATCACCGCCGAAATTTGCGGCACACCCACACCCGCCACGATGCGCGTGGTGCAAATCGAACCAGGACCGATGCCGACTTTTACCGCATCCGCACCCGCTGCCACCAACGCTAACGCCGCGTCACCCGTGGCGATATTGCCGCCAATGACTTGAACTTGCGGGAAGTTGTCCTTGACCCACTTCACCCGATCCAACACACCTTGCGAATGCCCGTGCGCGGTGTCAACAATGATCACATCTACGCCCGCCTCAACCAGTGCACGCACGCGATCTTCCGTGCCGTAACCCACGCCAACTGCCGCACCGACCAGCAATTGACCTTGATCGTCTTTGCACGCATTCGGGAAATCGGTGGATTTTTGAATGTCTTTTACGGTGATCAAACCGCGTAACTGGAATTTATCGTTAATCACCAGCACTTTTTCGATACGGTGGGTGTGCAGCAATTTGCGGATTTGGCCTTTGCTTGCACCCTCTTCCACCGTTACCAGCCGCTCTTTCGGGGTCATGATGGTGCTGACGGGCTGATCCAGCTTGGTTTCAAAACGCAAGTCACGTCCGGTGACGATACCGACCAAATCTTCGCCTTGTACAACCGGCACGCCGGAAATATTGTTGGCACGGGTCAACGCCAATACATCGCTGATCGTGGTATCCGGCGAAACCGTAATCGGGTTTTTAATAATGCCGCTTTCGTATTTTTTAACCGTGCGCACTTGATCAGCTTGCGCTTGTATGCTCATGTTTTTATGGATAATCCCCATGCCACCTTCTTGAGCAAGGGCAATGGCTAAACGCGCCTCTGTGACCGTATCCATCGCCGCTGAGAGCAGCGGGATATTCAACATAATGTCGCGAGTCAGCGGGGTTCGTAAATTGGCATCGGCGGGCAAGACCGTGGAATGTGCAGGCACGAGGAGAACGTCGTCGAAGGTAAGAGCTTCCTGAAGGATACGCATGGGGCTTATGTCCATCTGTGAGAAAGAAGCACCTCATTATAGGGTTTGACCTCCAGTCGGTAAACTGCTATCAATACGCTCCAGAGTATTTCAAGTAATTTGATATATCTCATTGACGTATTTTTTAGGAGAGGAGGAACTCATTGATGAACTTAAAAGCACTATTCGCAGCACTTGCACTGTCCCTGATGGCATCCGTTGCTTTTGCGGCTGACGACAAAAAAGCAGAAGCCAAAAGCGACAAGCCAGCGGAAGCTAAAAAAGAAGAAGCGGTTGAACTGAAAGCCGATGTTGATGCTAAAGTAAAAGCGGCTATCGAAACGGCAAAAACTGCCAATGATGCGGCGAAAAAAGCCGGTTTTGAATGGTACTGGGATAATAAGCCTGCTGGCAAACATCTGGAAGCTGCGATCAAAGCCGCTAACGATGGCAAAAACGACGATGCCATGAAAATTGCTAAAGCCGTTGAAACCGCTGGCGTACAAGGTCAAGAACAAGCAGAAAAAGCTAAAACGGCTGGCCCTGCCGCTCCCGGTGCAAAAAGCTAAACGCTGATTGCAACCAGCCAATCTTGAAAAAGCCGAGCAATGTCTCGGCTTTTTTTATACAGTTAGCGAATGCAAAACGAACGAATCACTTTCAGTGTCTCTCAACTCAACGCCGAAGTTGGGCAACGCCTGTCCCAAGGCTTCCCTGCCCTGTGGGTAGAAGGCGAAATATCCAACTTTACCCGTGCAAGCTCTGGGCATTTGTACCTCAGCCTCAAAGATGCCGGAGCGCAAGTGCGCTGTGCCATGTTCAAAGGACGCGCCTCCAGCCTGAAGCTTATTCCCAAAAACGGTTTGAAAGTGTTGGTGCGCGGCAAAGTCGGTTTGTACGAACCACGCGGTGAATACCAGTTCATTATCGAACACATGGAAGATGCCGGGGTTGGCGCATTGCAACGCCAGTTTGAAGAACTCAAACAGCGCTTGCAGGCACAAGGCTTATTCGCCCCCGAACACAAGCAAACCCTGCCCGCGTTTCCGCGTTGTATTGGGGTCATCACCTCACCGACAGGTGCGGCGATTCGCGACATCCTCAACGTATTGAAACGGCGTTGCCCACAAATTCCTGTACTGGTTTACCCCGTGCTCGTGCAGGGCGAAGGTGCAAAAGACCAAATTGCCAACGCCATCCGCCAAGCTGACAGGAAAAAACATTGTGATGTGCTAATTCTGACACGCGGCGGCGGCTCGATCGAAGACTTGTGGTCGTTCAATGAAGAAGTGGTGGCACACGCAATTTATACCTGTTCCCTGCCCATTATCAGCGGGGTCGGTCATGAAATCGACTTCACGATTGCGGATTTTGTGGCGGATGTCCGCGCACCTACGCCATCAGCAGCCGCTGAATTGGTCAGCCCCGATATGGCAGCGCTGCAAACCCACGTGCAACGGCTGCTATTCCAACTCCAACGCCATCAGCAACGGCGCTTACAGACTGCCAGCGAACACCTGCAACGTTTGCAACAACGCTTAGAAAACCAACGCCCGACCAATCGCTTACAACAGAAAGTGCAGCGCTTGGATGAACTCGATATGCGCTTACAAGCTGCCCTCCAGCGTTATTTGCAAAGCCAGCAACAGCGCGTAGCAAATCTATCCTCGCGCTTACAGTTGCAATCCCCGCAACGCCAAATACAACAGCAGCAAGTGCAATTGTCACGCTGGCAACAATACCTGCACGTATTAATCCAACAACGTTTGGAAAAAGCGCGTAACCGGCTACAAATGCAAGCGAGGCAATTACACGCCCTGAGTCCATTGGCAACGCTAGAACGCGGCTATGGCATTGTGCGCCATCAAGAAACCGGAAAAGTTGTGCGTAGCACCACTGCACTACGCCTAGGACAAACGGTTGCCACGCAACTGCCCGACGGCAGTTTTGAAAGTATTGTTACTCGCGTTCCCTAAGCTGTTCCCACGTAGCACGACGGGTTTGCCAAAACTTCCAAGCAGGCGTGGGCTGGCAATGCAAAGTACGCCCATCGCAAGCCGTCAAGCTGACTGAAAACTTGCCGGATTGCAGCCCCGCCAATGCAGGTGCAAACCAGTATTCATCCATTAAATCAAGTGTTTGTTGCCAGCTTTGCATGTCGTCACTCACACTCGGTACGTGCAAAGCATCCAGAACCAGCGCATACGTTTTGCCAGTTTCCAACCCAGCTTCCGACAGTGTGGTTGGCGCTTGATGTGGCGTATTGCTTGCCAATGCCATCACCTGACTGGTCAGCGTTATACCAATAAATCCGTCGAATGCGTTTGCGGACACGGGAACAATGGAAGCAGGATTTGCCGCCCCCCACAGCCACAACGCATTCACCGCAGGACTTTCACACGTGTGCAATAACATCTGAATTTCATTGAGTAGACGATGCCAATAACGTTTATCACCTTGTGGCAGCAGCGCAAAAATGCTTTGCCCCAAAGCTTGCGAGAGCGGCACAGTGCGCAAGCTTGCATCAGCTTGCACCCGTTCCCCCAGCAAGTACCAACGCTGCGGATGTTTGGCGACCAATTGCAAACCGTCTTCCTGCAAATGCCGATTCAGTACCGCCAGTAAGCGCGTCACCTCATCCAGCGTCAGGGATGGCAATTCCGGTTGCATCACCACGCTATCCAACCCACTTTTCAACCATACCGGATCGGCACACAACAACGCGGTTGGCGGCGGCGAACCAAAATCGGCGCAATAACGGTAATGGGCAAACGGGATTTCAGTCCCCGCCGCTTGCCCATAATCATGAAACAGCGTCGCTTCCAAGCCCTGCACCGGCACGGTAGTGATGCTGCTATTAGCACACAAACGCAATAGATTGCTGGCGGCGGGTTGAAAGGCAAAGTCTTTGCACCATAAATCCAGTGGCTGGAATAAACCGGGCAGGTAAAAATACAGTTTGATCATGCCTGCATACGCCGCTGCCACACCAATAAACGGTTATTCACCGGCATCGTGTAATCCTGTTGCAGGTGCATTCCCGCCTGTTCTGCTAACCGATTCAAATCGGCAAAATCGCGAATTCCACTGCGCGGGTCACGCATCTGCAACCATTGATCAAACCGCGCATTGCTCTCGCTGGTATATTGCCCATTATAATTAAACGGGCCGTATAGCAAGAATAAACCACGATCTGGCAATAACTTACCGACTCCGGCAAACAATGCTTCAACCGCATCCCACCCCATAATATGCACGGTATTCGCGGAATACACCGCCTGCACGTTTACTTCAGGCCAAGGGTCATGCATCACATCCAGCGGCAAGGGGTTGCGGGTATTCGGCAAATTTGCCTCATCCAACCAACACTGAATACCCGCATGATGCTCGCGTACATCGCTGATGTGCCAAAGCAAATGCGGCATCTGTGCAGCAAAATGCACCGCGTGTTGCCCCGTGCCACTGCCGATTTCCAGCACCGCCGCGCAATCCTGCAAAAGCGGCTGAATCACGGCTAAAATCGGCGCTTTATTTTCTTCACAAGCTTCAGAAAAGGGTTTTGCTGTCATCATCGGACATCCTCAGGTTAGAATTACGCCCTTATCCATGGCGCAACCATTATGAAAAAATACCTACCCATTATCCTAACTACCCTACTATTGACGGGCTGTCTCGACCGTTTTGACGCGCAGCCCGACGACAAACTGCAAGCGCAATTGCCACCGGGCGCACGCATTACCGACGACGGCACAATGTTGGCGCAAGGGCGCGTAGTCGGCGTTAGCGATGGCGACACCTTGACCGTGTTAGCCAGCAACAAGCGCACTTACAAAATTCGCTTGCAAGGGATTGACGCGCCTGAAACCAAGCAAGCGCACGGGCAAAAATGCAAAGAAATGCTCATGACCCGCGCCGTCAATCTCACCGCCGAGGTCGAAGCGTACAAACTCGACCGTTACGGGC
The sequence above is drawn from the Thiothrix subterranea genome and encodes:
- the guaB gene encoding IMP dehydrogenase, whose product is MRILQEALTFDDVLLVPAHSTVLPADANLRTPLTRDIMLNIPLLSAAMDTVTEARLAIALAQEGGMGIIHKNMSIQAQADQVRTVKKYESGIIKNPITVSPDTTISDVLALTRANNISGVPVVQGEDLVGIVTGRDLRFETKLDQPVSTIMTPKERLVTVEEGASKGQIRKLLHTHRIEKVLVINDKFQLRGLITVKDIQKSTDFPNACKDDQGQLLVGAAVGVGYGTEDRVRALVEAGVDVIIVDTAHGHSQGVLDRVKWVKDNFPQVQVIGGNIATGDAALALVAAGADAVKVGIGPGSICTTRIVAGVGVPQISAVMNIAKALEGTGVPLIADGGIRYSGDIAKALAAGAHTVMLGGMFAGTEEAPGEVELFQGRSYKSYRGMGSLGAMAKGSSDRYFQDGSENAADKLVPEGIEGRVPYKGPLAPIIHQMMGGLRSSMGYVGCKDLEEMRTKPQFVRISSAGMRESHVHDVTITKESPNYRV
- a CDS encoding thermonuclease family protein; the protein is MKKYLPIILTTLLLTGCLDRFDAQPDDKLQAQLPPGARITDDGTMLAQGRVVGVSDGDTLTVLASNKRTYKIRLQGIDAPETKQAHGQKCKEMLMTRAVNLTAEVEAYKLDRYGRVIGKVTVEGKDVALEQIKAGCGWHYDAYAKEQSADDQAAYAAAEKQARKAKRGLWRDKQPQAPWDFRKQQ
- the xseA gene encoding exodeoxyribonuclease VII large subunit, with product MQNERITFSVSQLNAEVGQRLSQGFPALWVEGEISNFTRASSGHLYLSLKDAGAQVRCAMFKGRASSLKLIPKNGLKVLVRGKVGLYEPRGEYQFIIEHMEDAGVGALQRQFEELKQRLQAQGLFAPEHKQTLPAFPRCIGVITSPTGAAIRDILNVLKRRCPQIPVLVYPVLVQGEGAKDQIANAIRQADRKKHCDVLILTRGGGSIEDLWSFNEEVVAHAIYTCSLPIISGVGHEIDFTIADFVADVRAPTPSAAAELVSPDMAALQTHVQRLLFQLQRHQQRRLQTASEHLQRLQQRLENQRPTNRLQQKVQRLDELDMRLQAALQRYLQSQQQRVANLSSRLQLQSPQRQIQQQQVQLSRWQQYLHVLIQQRLEKARNRLQMQARQLHALSPLATLERGYGIVRHQETGKVVRSTTALRLGQTVATQLPDGSFESIVTRVP
- a CDS encoding DUF938 domain-containing protein; translated protein: MTAKPFSEACEENKAPILAVIQPLLQDCAAVLEIGSGTGQHAVHFAAQMPHLLWHISDVREHHAGIQCWLDEANLPNTRNPLPLDVMHDPWPEVNVQAVYSANTVHIMGWDAVEALFAGVGKLLPDRGLFLLYGPFNYNGQYTSESNARFDQWLQMRDPRSGIRDFADLNRLAEQAGMHLQQDYTMPVNNRLLVWQRRMQA